The Streptomyces sp. SS1-1 genome has a segment encoding these proteins:
- a CDS encoding helix-turn-helix domain-containing protein has product MTNQRSHPPADPEAAPHAQRRDEDLAALLERLLAQVPDRTQKDLAAESGISYPTLNAWMNRTRGTSRIDPEKLRAMVDVFRRWGVRTTPREFFEAVGRPVPGPSGDEREARLLKLYRQLPESRQRALLKDAEAMLQVSRIV; this is encoded by the coding sequence GTGACGAACCAGCGGAGCCATCCCCCAGCCGATCCCGAAGCCGCCCCGCACGCCCAGCGGCGGGACGAGGATCTGGCGGCCCTGCTCGAACGCCTGCTGGCCCAGGTGCCCGACCGGACCCAGAAGGACCTGGCGGCGGAGTCCGGCATCTCGTACCCGACGCTCAACGCCTGGATGAACCGCACGCGCGGCACCTCGCGCATCGACCCGGAGAAGCTGCGGGCCATGGTCGACGTGTTCCGGCGCTGGGGCGTGCGCACCACACCGCGCGAGTTCTTCGAGGCGGTGGGCCGGCCGGTGCCGGGACCCAGCGGCGACGAGCGCGAGGCCCGGCTCCTCAAGCTGTACCGGCAATTGCCGGAGTCACGGCAGCGCGCGCTGCTCAAGGACGCCGAGGCGATGCTCCAGGTCAGCCGTATCGTCTGA
- a CDS encoding RNA polymerase sigma factor: MSHPDNVTTAPAGPEPELVARARAGDREAFAALYFEHYRVVYAFLLVRTRNRHLAEDLTQEVFVRALRRIGTFHWQGTAFAGWLTTIAKNLWLDELGRGRTRWETPVAEFDDPRDAQRGTEALVLRELDAVEAQETVHTALHRLNPHQRHCLELRFLDELSAQETALAMGRSVGAVKTLTYRALRKLRWTTEAVSA; this comes from the coding sequence GTGTCCCATCCGGACAACGTCACCACCGCCCCGGCCGGTCCGGAGCCCGAACTGGTCGCCCGGGCCCGCGCCGGCGACCGGGAGGCGTTCGCCGCCCTGTATTTCGAGCACTACCGCGTCGTCTACGCGTTCCTCCTGGTTCGCACCCGCAACAGACATCTCGCCGAGGACCTCACCCAGGAGGTGTTCGTCCGCGCCCTGCGCCGCATCGGCACCTTCCACTGGCAGGGCACCGCCTTCGCCGGCTGGCTCACCACGATCGCCAAGAACCTCTGGCTCGACGAACTCGGACGCGGCCGCACGCGATGGGAGACCCCCGTCGCCGAGTTCGACGACCCCCGGGACGCCCAGCGCGGCACCGAGGCGCTCGTCCTGCGCGAACTGGACGCCGTCGAGGCCCAGGAGACCGTCCACACCGCCCTGCACCGGCTCAACCCCCACCAACGGCACTGCCTGGAGCTGCGCTTCCTGGACGAACTGAGCGCGCAGGAGACCGCGTTGGCCATGGGACGCAGCGTCGGCGCGGTCAAGACGCTCACCTACCGGGCGCTGCGCAAACTGCGCTGGACGACGGAGGCGGTGTCCGCGTGA
- a CDS encoding BN159_2729 family protein, translating into MNGNSPAAGGAVRAVLRSVDPEPVAVALPLGPGRPPVTVLHRTADGRWSRGPRPLTDLERRALAWDASCARARSVARAVERHLAGHAGPSDVRVDGDRVRVALRVDGAECWTRWRAYFHITAVGEGSRPHTLVGDGERDGVRVTVVAHGAAPRRRGRRPFRVGDATYDLAAPLRDAHGDVWYFQGCRRPDGMPLLSLDGRPERCSLANVAAHLGPLSPVCDTRRAGDRTSPPEPAG; encoded by the coding sequence GTGAACGGCAACAGCCCCGCCGCCGGGGGCGCGGTCCGCGCGGTCCTGCGGTCCGTGGACCCCGAACCCGTCGCCGTCGCCCTCCCCCTCGGCCCCGGCCGGCCCCCGGTCACCGTGCTGCACCGCACCGCGGACGGGCGCTGGTCCCGCGGGCCCCGCCCGCTCACGGATCTGGAGCGCAGGGCCCTCGCCTGGGACGCCTCGTGCGCCCGCGCGCGCTCCGTCGCCCGCGCGGTCGAGCGCCACCTCGCCGGGCACGCCGGCCCCTCCGACGTCCGCGTCGACGGCGACCGGGTCCGGGTCGCGCTGCGCGTGGACGGCGCCGAGTGCTGGACCCGCTGGCGCGCCTACTTCCACATCACCGCCGTCGGGGAGGGAAGCCGCCCCCACACCCTCGTCGGCGACGGCGAGCGCGACGGCGTCCGCGTCACCGTGGTGGCCCACGGCGCCGCGCCCCGGCGGCGGGGGCGCCGCCCCTTCCGCGTCGGCGACGCCACCTACGACCTCGCGGCCCCGCTGCGCGACGCCCACGGCGACGTCTGGTACTTCCAGGGCTGCCGGCGGCCCGACGGGATGCCGCTGCTGTCCCTGGACGGGCGTCCCGAACGGTGCTCCCTGGCCAACGTGGCGGCTCATCTGGGCCCCCTGTCCCCGGTGTGCGACACCCGCCGCGCCGGGGACCGCACGTCCCCGCCCGAGCCGGCCGGATGA
- a CDS encoding WhiB family transcriptional regulator, with protein sequence MTPAVPDGGSRIWELRAACREWDADLWFTRRTWPLAVAICALCPVLEPCRDAVLRRERGLPRCRRQGVVAGLTGPQRHALEQGGLAAPPTPAPRLTPTAPPEHAPSRPGETASTEPAAPRVADTQPHPVPFTAAGEETRPAPGRRPSPSVARSEPTPPPASREETPPAPGRCATEASHPRSDDTAPHERRTPERGDAPPRTRPAPCGTRAAYQRHLRRGEPVDAACRAANTYEAGRYRRTGSTRARPPRPPD encoded by the coding sequence ATGACCCCGGCGGTACCCGACGGCGGATCACGGATCTGGGAACTGCGCGCGGCCTGCCGGGAGTGGGACGCCGATCTGTGGTTCACCCGCCGCACGTGGCCCCTCGCGGTCGCGATCTGCGCGCTCTGCCCCGTGCTCGAACCATGCCGGGACGCCGTGCTGCGACGGGAGCGGGGCCTGCCCCGATGCCGCCGGCAGGGCGTCGTCGCGGGCCTCACGGGCCCCCAGCGGCACGCCCTGGAACAAGGCGGCCTGGCGGCACCCCCCACGCCGGCGCCCCGGCTCACACCGACCGCCCCACCCGAGCACGCGCCCTCGCGCCCGGGAGAGACGGCCTCGACCGAGCCTGCGGCGCCCCGGGTCGCGGACACCCAGCCCCACCCGGTGCCGTTCACCGCGGCGGGGGAGGAGACCCGGCCCGCCCCCGGCCGGCGTCCGTCCCCATCCGTGGCTCGGTCCGAGCCCACGCCGCCGCCGGCCTCGCGGGAGGAGACCCCGCCGGCCCCCGGCCGGTGCGCGACCGAGGCGTCGCACCCCAGGTCCGACGACACGGCCCCGCACGAGCGGCGGACGCCCGAGCGGGGCGACGCGCCCCCGCGCACCCGCCCGGCGCCCTGTGGCACGCGCGCCGCCTACCAGCGGCATCTGCGACGGGGCGAACCCGTCGACGCGGCATGCCGGGCCGCCAACACCTATGAGGCCGGCCGCTACCGCCGCACCGGCTCCACCCGCGCCCGCCCTCCGCGCCCACCCGACTGA
- a CDS encoding aminoglycoside phosphotransferase family protein — translation MAFEPPQRLVRALGETAPEGDAWLEELPRAARQAVEARELTVERVQLPGGRSSLVVLVRRADGTPAVLKLAPPRARPESERAALAHWGGTGAVQLVEPFVTEGVLLLERLRPDRSVRSLPEAKALLEAAGTLRRLWVAPPEGHPFETVEERTGRQAEAMRATASEHTEVAVLVDAALAARDELLAAPPERQLLHGTFRQSKVLAGERMPWLAVGPDPVVGECAFDLARLVRDRVEDLIASPSGASTTRRRVKRLAESLEVDQERLRGWTLFRAVESGVRALRVGRPQDAELLLEFASWL, via the coding sequence ATGGCTTTCGAACCGCCGCAGCGTCTGGTCAGGGCGCTCGGTGAGACGGCGCCGGAAGGCGACGCCTGGCTGGAGGAGCTGCCGCGGGCGGCCCGGCAGGCCGTCGAGGCCCGCGAGTTGACGGTGGAGCGGGTGCAGCTGCCGGGTGGCCGCAGCAGCCTCGTGGTGCTGGTCCGGCGGGCCGACGGCACCCCGGCGGTGCTGAAGCTGGCGCCGCCCCGTGCGCGTCCGGAGAGCGAGCGGGCCGCGCTCGCGCACTGGGGCGGCACCGGTGCCGTCCAGCTGGTCGAGCCGTTCGTGACGGAGGGCGTGCTGCTGCTGGAGCGGCTGCGCCCGGACCGGTCGGTGCGGTCGCTGCCGGAGGCGAAGGCGCTGCTGGAGGCGGCGGGGACGCTGCGCCGGCTGTGGGTGGCGCCTCCGGAGGGGCACCCCTTCGAGACGGTCGAGGAGCGGACGGGGCGGCAGGCGGAGGCGATGCGGGCGACCGCGTCGGAGCACACCGAGGTGGCGGTGCTGGTCGACGCCGCGCTGGCGGCCCGGGACGAGCTGCTGGCGGCCCCGCCGGAACGGCAGCTGCTGCACGGCACGTTCCGGCAGAGCAAGGTGCTCGCCGGGGAGCGGATGCCGTGGCTGGCGGTGGGCCCGGACCCGGTGGTCGGTGAGTGCGCGTTCGATCTGGCGCGGCTCGTGCGGGACCGGGTGGAGGACCTGATCGCCTCGCCGTCGGGTGCCTCGACGACGCGCCGCAGGGTCAAGCGCCTCGCGGAGTCCCTGGAGGTCGACCAGGAACGGCTGCGCGGGTGGACGCTGTTCCGGGCCGTGGAGTCGGGGGTGCGGGCGCTGCGGGTGGGGCGGCCGCAGGACGCCGAGCTGCTCCTGGAATTCGCGAGCTGGCTGTAG
- a CDS encoding ferritin-like domain-containing protein, translating into MSDTGKADEAGKATVTALQAALAAEHAAVYGYGVVGGRIGEERRSDARAAYDAHRARRDALARAVRDLGADPVAASAGYALPFPVTDRATAVLFAAELESRLAGVYADLVRAARGETRGTAAEALREAAVRAVRWRGESVAFPGLAERADTSSAPGAPTA; encoded by the coding sequence GTGAGCGACACCGGCAAGGCGGACGAGGCGGGCAAGGCGACGGTGACGGCGCTTCAGGCGGCGCTGGCCGCCGAGCACGCGGCGGTCTACGGGTACGGCGTGGTCGGCGGGCGGATCGGCGAGGAGCGGCGCTCCGACGCGCGGGCCGCGTACGACGCCCACCGGGCGCGGCGGGACGCGCTGGCGCGCGCGGTGCGCGACCTGGGCGCCGACCCGGTCGCCGCGAGCGCCGGGTACGCGCTGCCGTTCCCGGTGACGGACCGGGCCACGGCGGTGCTGTTCGCGGCCGAACTGGAGAGCCGGCTGGCCGGGGTGTACGCGGACCTGGTGCGCGCGGCCCGGGGCGAGACGCGGGGCACGGCCGCCGAGGCGCTGCGGGAGGCGGCGGTCCGGGCGGTGCGCTGGCGGGGCGAGAGCGTAGCCTTCCCTGGGCTCGCCGAGCGGGCGGACACGTCGTCCGCGCCGGGGGCGCCCACCGCGTGA